CTTGCCCTGCTTGCGCGCGCCGGACTTCCGTTTCGGCTTGCCCTCGGCCTTGGCGGGCTGCTCCACCGGCAATTCCGGTGCGGCCATCGGCATGGGCGGCTCGGCGGCGGGCTTCGGCGCCTCCTGCGGCGGAGCGGGTTCCGGCGCGGCGGCAGTCTCCGCCACTGGCTCCGCCGCCCGCTCGACCATCGGTTCCACCGGCTCCGCAGCCTCCGGCGCCAGAGCAGGGGCAAGTTCGGGGGCAAGCTCGGGCGCGGCCTCCGGCGGAACCTCGGGCGCGGCCTCCGCCGCCGGTTTCGCGGCCTTCTTCCTGGACGGACGGCGCGGCGCGACGCCGACGCCTTCCTTGGCGCGCTGCTTGCCCTGGTCGCGCGCCTGGGCTTCCGGCGCCGCGGGATCCTCGGTCAGCCATTTGCGGCGCTTGATGACCTCGTTCACCCGGCCCTGGTTCACGCCCAGCTGGAAGGCGATCTCCTGCTGGGTCATGTTGGTGGTCTCGTGCAGATGCAGGATCTCGGCGGCCAGTTCCGGCGTCATCTTGCGTCCGGTCAGGCGCCGCGCCGGGCGGATGGTGCGCTGGCTGCGGTCGCGCGCCCTCAGGGATTCCAGGATCTCCAGCGCCGCCGTGTTGCCCGCCGCCTTCAGCGCGTCCTCGAATTCCTTCAGCGTCGCCATAAGCTCTCCTCCCCCCTGTCACCAACACCTGTCACCGGCAAGCTGTCGCCGGCCGCCCCCCACGGCAACCGGCAGGATCACAGATAGTTCTTCCCGAGGCGACGGAAAAGCCGCAATGGAGATCGGGACAAGCATTGGCTCAGGCGGGAAAGCGGCTCAGGCGGGAAAGCGCAGGTCGATCCGCGTGCCGGCGCCGTCGGCGGGGCCATAGCTCAACTGGCCGGACAGCTGGGCGGCCAGGCTCTGGATGATCTTCCAGCCCAGGCTCGGCAGGCGCAGGACGTCGACCCCCTCCGGCAGGCCGACACCGTCGTCGATCACCCGCAGGTGCAACTGGCCGGGGTGGTCCGGCACGGCATCCAGCTCGATGGTGACGACACCGCCGTCGCGGCCGACGAAGGCGTGCTTCAGCGCGTTGGTCAGGGCCTCCACGATCAGCAGGGCCAGGGCCAGCAGCCGTTCGGGCGACTGCGGCGCCGTCCCGACCGAAACGCGGCAGGTGACGTCGAGGGTGCCGGTCGCCTGCAGCATGTCCTGGCACAGCCCTTCGATGTGGCGTCCGAAATCGTCGCCGGACTGGGGATCGTGCAGGCGGCGGTGTACCCGCGCCATGGTGCCCAGCCGGCGCCCCGCCTCCTCCAGCGCCGCCATCGCCCCTTCGGGCGACCGGCCGACCGACCGTCTCTGCAGGTCGAGAAGCGATGAGACGAACTGCATGTTGTTGGCGACGCGGTGCTGCAGTTCGTGGAACATGGTGGTCTGCGCCGCCAGCAGCGAGGCGGTGCGGCGGCGTTCCTCGCGCAGCCGCGCCAGCGTGACCTGCATGCCGTGGATCAGCGCGATGTCCACCGCGACGATCACCGCATAGAAGGCCAGCGCCACCCCGCTGGACGGGTTCACCGGGA
Above is a window of Azospirillum ramasamyi DNA encoding:
- a CDS encoding sensor histidine kinase, which codes for MVRTVWQRVARFSLLRSGSGLRYGVGLLTFVAALLLRWAVDDVLPSGFPYLTFFPAVILTTFVVGLGPGVVTAVLSGLAAWYFFIPPYGTLPVNPSSGVALAFYAVIVAVDIALIHGMQVTLARLREERRRTASLLAAQTTMFHELQHRVANNMQFVSSLLDLQRRSVGRSPEGAMAALEEAGRRLGTMARVHRRLHDPQSGDDFGRHIEGLCQDMLQATGTLDVTCRVSVGTAPQSPERLLALALLIVEALTNALKHAFVGRDGGVVTIELDAVPDHPGQLHLRVIDDGVGLPEGVDVLRLPSLGWKIIQSLAAQLSGQLSYGPADGAGTRIDLRFPA